The Gossypium hirsutum isolate 1008001.06 chromosome D02, Gossypium_hirsutum_v2.1, whole genome shotgun sequence region GATTATTGTCGAAATTGAGAGTTTTCCGAGCTGATGAGACTCCCCTGGAAGTTCCACCAAGAGAAGTAATCAAATTGGGTGCTCAGGTAATGCTAATCTAGCTACAAATTTAACTTGCTAGGACCTTTCCTGTTTGATTTCTTATGAGCTACTAACTCATTCAACTTCTTTCTACATTAGGCTGTTGTTGAGTTCATGGCTGATCTCATTGCCAAGAGGGATACCAAGGCAGCACCACCAAAGAAAGAGAAAGGTTTTTGGTTCAGGATTTGTTCGATTTGTTGGACGTTCCAGACCACAAATACAGACGACAACATGTAACCAATGAATTACACTAATCTCAACAGGCTGGTCTCTCAGGTACAATAAATGATGGCTTTAATTTGATTGTTTGCATTGTATGTGTATCAATATTCTTGCTATCCTCTACTATTTAGTTGTCTTACATAAAAAATGTTGATAATTTTTAACTGCTATTAAGGTCTCGGTTTACTAGGGATCATATTGGTCATAGACTGATGCTTCAAATTGGATTGATTTCATTTGTTACATTTTTCAGACTCATTCCATTCTGAAGGATCTGGTTCACAAGGCTATGAGTGAAACTCCGGTATATTCCCATCTTTGCTTATATTGTTCATGTACCAAATAAAATTTGCCTGCTATTTTTCTATCTTTTGACATTGAGTTTAGTATTCTTCAAGGTTTATAAGAGTCAACTTACCGTCTGTTACTTATTTTGGTGAAAAAAATGATCAGTGAATGATTTTTGGGAAATTTCTTTTGTAGCAAAAACGATTATCGGCATTACTGAATGAGGATCCAGCAATCATGGAACGCCGATCTGCTCTTGCGAAGAGACTGGAATTATATAGGAGTGCACAAGCTGAAATCGATACGGTCGCTTGGTCGAAGTAAGAGTGGGCAAATTTAGAACCATGGGGCATGGTATTGGGATCTGTTTTGTTGTATTTTCGTTAAAGCAATATATTTTTTACCATATTTTAGAATGCAAACATCATTTGTTGTGTATTCTAAGTTTCTTTAAAGCTGTATAATATGTAAATGTTTTGCCACTTTATCGCTTATGTGatttttcattcattaatttAAGCATCCGAACACATTTTGGAAATAACTTGAGTCTGACCCAAATACCTctcgattttttcttttttctttttgcaatttattaatttaagcatttttgagataaattttaaaattactagaTAAATCCTCTTCCCATGCTTCGGAAAATTAGTCATATTTTGACTaagataataattattttaaattataaaaattcatataagataatttattagttataattattttaaattttattaaatcatatattttaattaaaatatatttaatattaattatttcaaattatcttttatagtatcataattatgatttgagtaaattcatataagaatattaattattaagaattttattaaattatatattttaattataatatatttaataataattatgttaatttatattttatagtatcatatattattatttgagtaaattcatataagaatattgattattaagaattttattaaattctatattttaattataatatatctaataataattatgtttaaatatgattaaattatttattattgataataataatcttattaaaatttaaataacaataacaataatcatttaccaaaacaaatttatggtaagggtattctagtcattttagttttttccattatgctattacacctctattccattcaaccaaacacaagattactattacgcctctattccattacattcaaccaaacagttgatttgctattacacctctaatccaatacacctctaatccaatacagcgaaccaaacgtacCCTAATTGTAGGTACTAATGACTTTCTTTATTCtattagaaattatgttaaagagatgaaaaatgaacttaaaacattattaaaaaaatttaaaatatcaaacacTTTTGGAAGAACTGAATAACTCGCGAAATATAAATCATTAGAAATTAGTTAATGgatttagtttaattattaaaaaaaactaaagtgaAACTAAAATCGAACCGAAAAGACTTGAGGCATAATCTTCTAACAAGTTCATTAAGTACCCCTAAAAAACAACAATTTCATTCATGTAGCTTCTAGCccttttcattcatttattttttacctTTGAAGTATTCTTTtgcatttctatttttttttaaaattataattctttattgaaatttgaaaaaaaaaatattttaattaaaacgaAATTACTCCAAACAAAAGTATGGGtagaattgaataaaaataataaaaaatatataaaacatcaaaataaatattttaggctACTAATTCAGCGGAGAGAGTAATACAATCTAATTTTAAAACTAAAGGTTTATCAATCAAAGGAAATTGGCGGGTGAAGAATGGGTTGACTCGGTCCATAACCCCAGGGCAACAAGGATGGTTATAGTAGATATCGGTTTGATTGTACTTTTGTAGCTTAAATTTACTTGATTGTTTTGTCCACAAATAATCTCTAATTTACCTAATAACTTCAGAAGAAAAAACAGAGGCAGGCATGGCTGTATTTCTTTGATGTGCAGTTCCCCATTGAGTAGGAGTAATAAAAGTTTGCTAGAAATGACACTTGTTTAATTCCAAAAGCAAAGTTGAAAAGGGAGACATGGACCCCAACCTAATTGTCCATCAAAGGTAATGCTCCGCGTAATGAACGAAGCAGATGATGTTGGTTGCACCAGACAAATTGTTACACCAATACCTTAATTAAGCCCATAAATCAACGGTGTATACCGCAAATCCTGTAATTATGCAGTGCGATTAGGACATTATTTAGGCGATGATTTTCAATCATTAAGCTTTACAGTGTAAtcttaaactaaaaattatggaGAATAAAGTTCCAATCGTTCCAGTCGTCTCCTCCTTTAGCGGACTAACCATGCCAGTGATAGGCATGGGGACAGCCTCGTATCCACCAGTTGATGCAGGGACCCTAAAATCAGCCATTGTTGAGGCAATCAGAGCTGGGTATCGCCACTTTGATACAGCTTTCATATATGGGTCTGAGCAGCCACTTGGAGCAGCAATCGCTGAGGCCTTGAACATTGGCCTCATCAAGTCCCGGAATGAACTCTTTATCACTTCCAAACTATGGTGCACTTATGCTGAGCCAGACTTGGTCATTCCCGCCATCAAAATGAGTCTCGAGTAGTAGTTTTACTTTTACCCTTGCACAACTCCATAAATTGAACCTTCAAatcacttttttattattattcacatatatatataattttacgaGTGTTGCAGGAATCTTCAGCTAGAATATCTTGATCTTTATCTCATACATTGGCCACTAAAGTTCAGCAAAGAGGTGAGTCGTTTGCCGGTTCCCAAAGAAGAAGTATCTGTTATTGATATCAAATCAGTTTGGAGTGCCATGGAAGAGTGTCAACTTCTGGGTCTCACCAAAGCCATTGGTGTCTCTAACTTCTCTTCGAGAAAGCTTGAAGAAATCCTTTCCTTTGCCAAAATCCCTCCCGCCGTCAACCAGGTGAGCAattgactcttcatttttcttcaaataCCCAAGCGTGACACATGGATACCAGGATATGAtattataaattgtttaatttgtttaaaaggtGGAGATGAACCCACTTTGGCAGCAAAAGGAGCTGAATGAGTACTGCAAGGCAAAGGGTATTCATGTTTCAGCTCATTCCCCTCTGGGCTCAAAAGGCACGTTGTGGGGAGATAACAGGATTTTCGACTGTCATGCTTTGAAAGAGATTGCCGAGGCCAAAGGGAAAACAATTGCCCAGGTGGActtttcccttttccttgtattttcagtggttggaaatgattttttttttaaatacacaaTACGAGTATATATTAGATAAATAGTGTTGGTTGACATAAATAGAGATGGCAGATTTGTCTAAGATGGGTGTACGAGCAAGGGGCAAGTGTGATAGCAAAGAGCTTCAACAAGAAGAGAATGGAGGAGAACCTTGAAATATTTGATTGGTCATTGAGTGTAGAAGAATTGGAGAAGATCAGAGGTCTTCCCCAGTGCAAATTTAACTCCATCGGTACATTTATCGAGCCCAGCGCCGAGCTTGAGGCACAGCTATGATATCAAGAACGATGATCATTTATTTTCATGTTTACAATTTATATATGCTAAGCTTTACTTGATTTTGGAGGGTGTTTGACCCAAAACATGAAAGATTTCTTAGTTCCCAAGGTGTTTGATTctcaaaattttaagaattttaatttttacgacGCCCCCTCCCCCCGGGAAGTTGGCTGTGATGTCAACAACCCCAATTTGGGAAGAAGTCATTCAAAAGATGAAAAGAGGCACGTGGCAATAGCTTGGTAAGAATATTTGGTATTTGATCTGCAATTTCAATTTCCTTATTGTGAACATGTTCACGAATGAAGTGGAAAAATAGCAGCATGTTTCATCTTACTATAATAGATCAGATTAGCACAAATGTAGGTGGTGCTTAGGTTGCCGCAAAATACCTGTGGAACAAGTAAGAATCAAAACTCAATGAGGAAATGTATAGCTAGTTTGTTTCAACAATTGCAATAATCACGACTCACTATTCAACTTCAGTTAAGGATCAATAGATATGTCATTGTTTTCAGAAGACTAGGAAATTGAAGAGTTACCAAGATAGACTGCATAACCAATTGTCAACGTTCTATCATTTGGAATTTCAGTCCAATCCGAGTCACAGAAGGCTTGCGGTTGGTTGGCCTTAGTTTTGGTAATAATAATGCCATAATGTGTAGGTTGAGGGAGATACGTGAGTaatctttttccttctttccaaTGTGTCATGTTTGGATTGTGCATAGACCCAAAGAACTTGCCTACTATTGCAAAGGTAATGTTAGGATGAGTAACTgacaaataatgattttttttctaagtgGTTGTTGGTAAAGGAATCATTGATTTAAtgcataaaagtaaataattcttcaattttgtatATTATGATTGTGGTGCTCGTTTTAATGCataaatgattttattaagtTTACATATGTATGAGGTTGTTAGGAGCTCTTAAAGCTAGGGTCCTAATGCATATAGACTTGCTCTTCAAGGCTTCATTCTAGAAGTCCCTTTTTTACATCTGGATGATGTAAAGATCAATTGCGTTGAGTGAAAATGTTAACATCTTATTCTAGTAATTTCGTCTATATACTTATAATTTTTCgaataaattagtttaataaaaatccATTGTtatcattaatatattttatatattatccttTACTGTTTTTATACACAAagcaaattgaaagaaaatattgattcactaattatctaacatttaaactaatattaagtaGAATTACATTGTCAGATTGTAATGCAAGatgacaacttatattagtaaataaGTCACATCCTTAGTCTAATTGTAATTGAGCAAATCGAtcaaaagactaatatgtcatctatcaagtccaaatgGGGAGATACCTTGTCTTCAGTATTGAAgtagatgactcccagaagatagataTAAAAGTGGCTAATTGGATTGACAGTATATCagacaagacccaagtagaatagattctAGAaccatttatgaatttattcactctTGACATTCATAGCGTAGCATACCTGAATCCTAAGTCAATGCTGGACTCGTATATGGAAGCTTGAGTTAAAAAAGATAAGGAACCAGAAATTGGTACGTTGGGTATACGAATTCTGCACAATGTAGCATCATtccacaacagtggaattcatatcccaataaaaagtaaatgatatcctctcatagttattacatgataaatgaaatGTAACATGGTCACAGGTCATTTGTCTTagagataaatgacttaattactatttgttaataattgaattttcatgaagaaagatgtaatggttaatatgagataaaataagatcatattgggagaacatatttatcccaaaaagattaaggatattcTATAAGGATaacatatttatgaaaaaatcaTTGGATAAGCATTTGATGAGTAGTTTTCGTAAGGGTATATAATATGGAAgagttcaatcatggtactttagtggaataactccatgattaaatattgttgtaattaatagacaaaaaatcgaaacttaattacaaattatttgagtcctaattatatatgtttatccCTCACTAGCTCGAGATAACAAAAAACGAATTGCATATGGAACGagtgaagatgatgaaataagagcAATAAATCGCTTGTATCACTATCCGCAATGAATGCGTTTTCTCGCTAAATGCAAAAGATGACTTAGGAATGAActtaatttctttgaattattatttaattatgtgtaattaaataattgaagttcaaagtaaaaaataaattaattagtcatcataaatttgttgaataagacaattaaattaatttcctcATGGATTCTAATACAGTAAAGTTGCCATAactttaatgaaattagaattagttgagaaaataaatttaattatattaattgattaaataaatgatattttgataaataaaaaatagttattggGTTGGATAAATTGTAAGTGCTGGATAAAAGTTTAGGTAACACATATAATTATACTTGATACACAAAAGACCCAAATAGGCGCGATTGAAGCATGAGGGGTGGCAAACCCTAGTCCCCTTAGAGTTGTCACCGCCCCTATGTATTCTACTTAGAGTAGagtatgtattttctattaaaatgttATCATTTAATTAGacatttttgaacaaaatttttgtACCATTTTTCTATAAATAGGAATTATGAGCTAAATTATTTGCATACGTTATTGAGTATCGttattctatttaaaaataatgaaaatttatttttaagagtaaattatattttttgggaAAAACTCATAGTTTCTTGTTATAGAGTGAATTAACTTTTCCACTAAAAGTTGATAAAAGTTTTCGTTCTATGCATTTGGTTTGTGTTGTTTGAGCCCACACTTAAAAACAAATCAGGGGTTCAAGAATAGCAAAGAATGTCATTTGGTAAAAAGTTGGGATCTACTTTAAACCACCTCGTACAAAAcacaattttaatttcaattaagggtttattgctataaatatcaaaaggctttgttttaagaaaaatttaaacTTCCGCAATGTCTAAAAAAACTATTTTCTAGACCAATTTTCCAATAGAAAGTAATAAGCACTCACTAAACAGTTGCAAGATTAACCACTAGACAGAATGAAAGTTAATAGTCTAGTCTTGGTTGTTGAGTAGATACTTTGGCAACAAGTTGGGTTTAAACTTTTTAAGGGATCCATCACAATGATATTTAATTCTGAATAACCACATGCAATCAACCACATTTAATAAAGGATGGAACGGAACCCAATCCCatatttgatttctatttaaaGCATCGAATTTAAATTACTTGGACTCTTTCTATTTTGGGTCAATTTCAAATTGTTTATATGTACAAGGTATGAAGAATGGTCTTTTATTGTGAGATGGAGTTTTTCGATTTGAGACTTTTAGTTTGGGGGCTTATCAACATAGGGAATTCGTGGTGATTGATGACTAAGAACTTGATTGTTATTTTTGTTGGCTAGCTAGGTGGTAAATGTGCATATAAGTGTGTGATGGTGGTCATAAGAAGTGGTAGCTTGGTTCAATGCTGGTAAGTGATAATGGGTTGATGGGTTGGGTCTGGGCTTATAAAGTTTGGAGGAGAAGGTGGATGTCAAAGTGCGGGGGAGAATATTCATAGGATTTAATTATGGGTTTGGGTGATGGAATCTATTGAGCAGGAAAACATATGTAAGGTTGTGAAGATGCCATTATTTGTGATTAAGATTGGTTGGTGTGGATGCATAGGTAGTAGCATAGCCAAAGGAGGATGTTGAAAATGGATTTGCTCAAATTGCATGTTGGAATTTAAAGTGTTATTTTCTTGTGATTGGTTGACCAAACAAATTTGCTAAGATATATGTTCAAGATTTTATGAATTTGAATGGGAAAATATATTCTGAAAAGGGAAATTATCTTCCAAAAATAATACATTACTAGATAAATATAATTTGGAAGATTTTGGACCAAAACACTAATCACAGTAATATTTATTTCATGATCCCTAATAAGCACATGGATTTGACCAAGGTTTCAATTTGTTATCGATGTATGGTTTGAACCAGGGGTAACCTAACCAAAAATTTTTATCGAAATGTATTTTGgcttattttaaaacaaaatttcgtATAGGCAACGCTTATGTAAATTGGGTgtagttaatttattaattaaatagat contains the following coding sequences:
- the LOC107909951 gene encoding D-galacturonate reductase isoform X2; this encodes MENKVPIVPVVSSFSGLTMPVIGMGTASYPPVDAGTLKSAIVEAIRAGYRHFDTAFIYGSEQPLGAAIAEALNIGLIKSRNELFITSKLWCTYAEPDLVIPAIKMSLENLQLEYLDLYLIHWPLKFSKEVSRLPVPKEEVSVIDIKSVWSAMEECQLLGLTKAIGVSNFSSRKLEEILSFAKIPPAVNQVEMNPLWQQKELNEYCKAKGIHVSAHSPLGSKGTLWGDNRIFDCHALKEIAEAKGKTIAQICLRWVYEQGASVIAKSFNKKRMEENLEIFDWSLSVEELEKIRGLPQCKFNSIGTFIEPSAELEAQL
- the LOC107909951 gene encoding D-galacturonate reductase isoform X1; translation: MENKVPIVPVVSSFSGLTMPVIGMGTASYPPVDAGTLKSAIVEAIRAGYRHFDTAFIYGSEQPLGAAIAEALNIGLIKSRNELFITSKLWCTYAEPDLVIPAIKMSLENLQLEYLDLYLIHWPLKFSKEVSRLPVPKEEVSVIDIKSVWSAMEECQLLGLTKAIGVSNFSSRKLEEILSFAKIPPAVNQVEMNPLWQQKELNEYCKAKGIHVSAHSPLGSKGTLWGDNRIFDCHALKEIAEAKGKTIAQRWQICLRWVYEQGASVIAKSFNKKRMEENLEIFDWSLSVEELEKIRGLPQCKFNSIGTFIEPSAELEAQL